The following proteins come from a genomic window of Sphaerisporangium rubeum:
- a CDS encoding transglycosylase domain-containing protein, whose protein sequence is MGEPRKTGRAGRRLLRRLLIAFAFVLVAAGGALAVAWILTPIPDTTQKLATAQGSTVYYRDGKTVLARQGVNRKNVPLDTVPEHVRNAVIAVENRTFYQDQGVSLQGTVRAMWSTVTGSQLQGGSTITQQLVRNYYSGLSQERSATRKLKEIMIALKVDRSKSKAWVLEQYLNTIYFGRGAYGVQAAAQAYFGKDVGKLTPAEGAYLAAVIQQPSRFASPEGADLAAAQARWRSVLGAMAQTKALTASEAAAMTFPKLAKLKNPLTLSGQKGYIMAQVRAELNRRGFTDEEIQQGGLKITTTFDKRLMAAAARAVKDTLPDDTPGKVRTGLAAVDPATGEVVAFYGGKDYRDNQYDNAFSAKVQAGSTFKPYALAAALEDGMGLGTRVNGNSPIRVATAREPIPNSGGTSYGASIDLVAATRDSVNTAFVDLGQKVGLDKIAKVAEAAGIPADQLAVQKSFPTFPLGTASVSAVQQASGFATFAAQGVHREAHVIRAVTDAKGVTRKFAAPAVRAFKADTAADATYAMRQTVEGGTGTGARLYDRPVAGKTGTSDASSSVWFVGYTPQLSTAVNMFRDDNKTVRVPGYGALFGGSLPAQVWKAFMTDAMDGKPVKEFPEPVTYNRGGWNDQGWNDQGWNDQGWNDHGWNGGNGWGDDPQGPPPSGGPETTPPDQPQPSGPPDPRPTGEPSGPPSDPGPDQNPPPDDPGNPPPPPPQDPPPQQQEFTAPRR, encoded by the coding sequence GTGGGGGAACCGCGCAAGACCGGCAGGGCCGGACGGCGGCTCCTCCGCCGACTTCTGATCGCGTTCGCCTTCGTGCTCGTCGCCGCAGGCGGCGCGCTCGCCGTCGCGTGGATCCTCACGCCGATCCCCGACACCACGCAGAAGCTCGCCACCGCGCAGGGCTCCACCGTCTACTACCGCGACGGCAAGACCGTGCTGGCCCGCCAGGGGGTGAACCGCAAGAACGTCCCGCTGGACACCGTGCCTGAGCACGTCAGGAACGCGGTCATCGCCGTGGAGAACCGCACTTTTTACCAGGACCAAGGCGTTTCCCTGCAAGGCACCGTGCGCGCCATGTGGTCGACGGTGACCGGCAGCCAGCTCCAGGGCGGCTCCACGATCACCCAGCAGCTCGTGCGCAACTACTACAGCGGGCTCAGCCAGGAGCGCTCCGCGACGCGCAAGCTCAAAGAGATCATGATCGCGTTGAAGGTCGACCGCTCCAAGTCCAAGGCGTGGGTGCTGGAGCAGTACCTCAACACCATCTACTTCGGCCGCGGCGCGTACGGCGTCCAGGCCGCCGCGCAGGCGTACTTCGGCAAGGACGTCGGCAAGCTCACCCCCGCGGAAGGCGCCTATCTCGCCGCGGTGATCCAGCAGCCGTCCCGCTTCGCGTCCCCCGAGGGGGCCGACCTCGCGGCGGCGCAGGCGCGCTGGCGGTCGGTGCTCGGCGCGATGGCGCAGACCAAGGCGCTCACGGCGTCCGAGGCCGCCGCGATGACGTTCCCGAAGCTCGCCAAGCTGAAGAACCCTCTGACGCTGAGCGGCCAGAAGGGCTACATCATGGCCCAGGTGCGGGCCGAGTTGAACCGCCGCGGGTTCACCGACGAGGAGATCCAGCAGGGCGGTCTCAAGATCACCACGACGTTCGACAAGCGCCTGATGGCCGCCGCGGCGCGCGCCGTCAAGGACACGCTGCCGGACGACACCCCCGGCAAGGTCCGCACCGGCCTCGCCGCGGTGGACCCGGCCACCGGTGAGGTGGTCGCGTTCTACGGCGGCAAGGACTACCGCGACAACCAGTACGACAACGCGTTCTCCGCCAAGGTGCAGGCCGGGTCCACCTTCAAGCCGTACGCTCTGGCGGCGGCGCTCGAGGACGGCATGGGTCTCGGCACCCGCGTGAACGGCAACTCGCCGATCCGGGTCGCCACGGCGCGCGAACCCATCCCGAACTCCGGCGGCACGTCGTACGGCGCGTCGATCGACCTGGTGGCGGCCACGCGCGACTCGGTGAACACGGCCTTCGTCGACCTCGGCCAGAAGGTCGGCCTCGACAAGATCGCCAAGGTGGCCGAGGCGGCCGGCATCCCCGCCGACCAGCTCGCCGTGCAGAAGAGCTTCCCGACCTTCCCGCTCGGCACCGCCTCGGTGAGCGCCGTGCAGCAGGCGTCGGGCTTCGCGACGTTCGCCGCGCAGGGTGTGCACCGTGAGGCGCACGTCATCAGGGCCGTCACCGACGCCAAGGGAGTGACGCGCAAGTTCGCCGCACCCGCCGTGCGCGCGTTCAAGGCGGACACCGCCGCCGACGCCACGTACGCGATGCGGCAGACCGTCGAGGGAGGCACCGGCACCGGCGCGCGGCTGTACGACCGGCCGGTGGCAGGCAAGACCGGCACCAGCGACGCGTCCAGCTCGGTGTGGTTCGTCGGCTACACCCCCCAGTTGTCCACCGCGGTCAACATGTTCCGCGACGACAACAAGACCGTCCGCGTCCCCGGGTACGGCGCGCTGTTCGGCGGTTCACTGCCGGCGCAGGTCTGGAAGGCCTTCATGACCGACGCCATGGACGGCAAGCCGGTCAAGGAGTTCCCCGAGCCCGTGACCTACAACCGCGGCGGCTGGAACGACCAAGGCTGGAACGACCAGGGCTGGAACGACCAGGGCTGGAACGACCACGGCTGGAACGGCGGCAACGGCTGGGGTGACGACCCGCAGGGTCCGCCGCCGAGCGGCGGCCCCGAGACCACCCCGCCGGACCAGCCGCAGCCGTCCGGCCCGCCGGACCCCCGGCCCACCGGTGAGCCGTCGGGGCCGCCGAGCGATCCCGGCCCCGATCAGAACCCGCCGCCGGACGACCCGGGGAACCCGCCGCCACCGCCGCCGCAGGACCCGCCGCCGCAGCAGCAGGAGTTCACCGCGCCGCGCCGCTGA
- a CDS encoding Lrp/AsnC family transcriptional regulator — protein sequence MTIDELDVRLITLLHAEPRVGVLEASRRLGVARGTVQARLDRLTANGVITGFGPDVDPAALGYTVTAFVTLHIRQVSGHDPVAGLLARIPEVLEVHTITGGDDMLCRVVARSNADLQRVIDLIVEVEGVVRTSSVIALDTPVVYRVLPLVAAAPRHGPR from the coding sequence ATGACGATCGACGAGCTGGACGTACGCCTGATCACGCTGCTGCACGCCGAGCCCCGGGTCGGCGTGCTCGAGGCGTCACGCAGGCTCGGGGTGGCGCGCGGCACGGTGCAGGCCAGGCTCGACCGCCTGACGGCGAACGGCGTGATCACCGGCTTCGGCCCCGACGTGGACCCGGCCGCGCTCGGCTACACGGTCACCGCGTTCGTCACGCTGCACATCCGGCAGGTCAGCGGCCACGACCCGGTCGCGGGCCTGCTCGCGAGGATCCCCGAGGTGCTGGAGGTCCACACCATCACCGGCGGGGACGACATGCTGTGCCGCGTCGTGGCGCGAAGCAACGCCGACCTGCAGCGGGTCATCGACCTGATCGTCGAGGTCGAGGGTGTGGTCCGCACGTCATCGGTGATCGCGCTCGACACACCGGTCGTCTATCGTGTGCTGCCGCTGGTCGCCGCGGCGCCGCGCCACGGCCCCCGATGA
- a CDS encoding glycoside hydrolase family 53 protein: MKKILAALTVLAAAVLPAATPAHAATPLSMLGADVSTLQRALDLGARYYDANGNQRDPLDILKSVGVNYVRLRVWNSPRSGYNNKSKVLAFARTVKAKGLKLLVDFHYSDTWADPGKQYKPAEWSSHGIGQLQSDVYNYTYDVCNSLKAQGTTPDSVQIGNEINTGMLWNDGKVVNSDFTNLSLLLKAGYNATKACNSGTQVMIHTALADNLTAARWFYDGIRAKGVPWDITALSYYCMWHGTLSNLSGVISDLRSRYGKPLVIAETAYPFTAGNADSTPNAVTTGCSGYGLTWQGQGSQFAAVQNTARNAGAIGVFYWEPTWYAVPGNGWDPADINGSGDGWDNMAIFNWTGQINPNVRWIP; this comes from the coding sequence ATGAAGAAGATCCTGGCGGCACTCACCGTGCTCGCCGCCGCGGTGTTACCCGCCGCGACGCCGGCGCACGCCGCCACCCCGCTGAGCATGCTCGGCGCCGACGTGTCCACCTTGCAGCGCGCGCTCGACCTCGGCGCGCGGTACTACGACGCGAACGGCAACCAGCGGGACCCGCTGGACATCCTCAAGAGCGTCGGCGTGAACTACGTACGCCTGCGTGTCTGGAACTCGCCGCGCAGCGGCTACAACAACAAGTCGAAGGTTCTCGCGTTCGCGCGGACGGTCAAGGCCAAGGGCCTGAAGCTGCTGGTCGACTTCCACTACTCCGACACCTGGGCCGACCCCGGCAAGCAGTACAAGCCGGCCGAGTGGTCGAGCCACGGCATCGGCCAGTTGCAGAGCGACGTGTACAACTACACCTACGACGTGTGCAACAGCCTCAAGGCGCAGGGCACGACCCCCGACAGCGTGCAGATCGGCAACGAGATCAACACCGGCATGCTGTGGAACGACGGCAAGGTCGTCAACAGCGACTTCACCAACCTGAGCCTGCTGCTCAAGGCCGGCTACAACGCCACCAAGGCCTGCAACTCCGGCACCCAGGTGATGATCCACACCGCGCTGGCGGACAACCTCACCGCCGCGCGCTGGTTCTACGACGGCATCAGGGCCAAGGGTGTGCCGTGGGACATCACCGCATTGTCGTACTACTGCATGTGGCACGGCACCCTGTCCAACCTGTCCGGCGTGATCTCGGACCTGCGGTCCCGCTACGGCAAGCCGCTCGTCATCGCCGAGACCGCCTACCCGTTCACCGCCGGCAACGCCGACTCCACCCCCAACGCCGTCACCACGGGATGCTCGGGGTACGGCCTCACCTGGCAGGGGCAGGGGTCGCAGTTCGCGGCGGTGCAGAACACGGCACGCAACGCCGGCGCCATCGGCGTCTTCTACTGGGAGCCGACCTGGTACGCGGTCCCCGGCAACGGCTGGGACCCGGCGGACATCAACGGCAGCGGCGACGGCTGGGACAACATGGCGATCTTCAACTGGACCGGCCAGATCAACCCCAACGTCCGATGGATCCCCTAG
- the hppD gene encoding 4-hydroxyphenylpyruvate dioxygenase, with product MDSVVFAVGNAKQAAHYYSTAFGMRLVAYKGPETGSRDEVAYVLTSGGARFELRGSVRAGTEIADHVARHGDGVIDLALDVPDVEEAYAHAVAAGARGLVEPHVVEDERGKVVLAAIATYGETRHTLVDRSNYSGVYLPGYVPAEPIVAPPSRRYFQAVDHCVGNVELGKMDEWVEFYKNVMGFTNMAEFIGDDIATDYSALMSKVVANGTRKVKFPLNEPALSRKKSQIDEYLEFYGGPGVQHIALATNDILRTVREMRAAGIEFLDTPDSYYDDPELRARIGEVRVPVEELKRERVLVDRDEDGYLLQIFTKPVQDRPTVFFEFIERHGSLGFGKGNFKALFEAIEREQERRGNL from the coding sequence ATGGACTCCGTGGTCTTCGCCGTCGGCAACGCCAAGCAGGCGGCGCACTACTACTCCACCGCCTTCGGCATGCGCCTGGTCGCCTACAAGGGGCCGGAGACGGGGAGCCGTGACGAGGTGGCCTACGTGCTGACCTCCGGCGGCGCTCGGTTCGAACTGCGCGGCTCGGTGCGGGCCGGCACCGAGATCGCCGACCACGTCGCGCGGCACGGCGACGGGGTCATCGACCTGGCCCTCGACGTACCGGACGTGGAGGAGGCGTACGCGCACGCCGTGGCGGCCGGCGCACGCGGGCTCGTGGAGCCGCACGTCGTGGAGGACGAGCGCGGCAAGGTGGTGCTCGCCGCCATCGCGACGTACGGCGAGACGCGGCACACGCTGGTCGACCGGTCCAACTACAGCGGTGTGTACCTGCCGGGGTACGTGCCTGCCGAACCGATCGTGGCGCCGCCGTCCCGGCGGTACTTCCAGGCCGTCGACCACTGCGTCGGGAACGTCGAGCTCGGCAAGATGGACGAGTGGGTCGAGTTCTACAAGAACGTCATGGGCTTCACCAACATGGCGGAGTTCATCGGCGACGACATCGCGACCGACTACTCGGCGCTGATGTCCAAGGTCGTCGCGAACGGCACCCGCAAGGTCAAGTTCCCGCTGAACGAGCCGGCGCTCAGCCGGAAGAAGTCGCAGATCGACGAGTACCTGGAGTTCTACGGCGGCCCCGGGGTGCAGCACATCGCGCTCGCGACCAACGACATCCTGCGCACCGTGCGCGAGATGCGGGCCGCGGGGATCGAGTTCCTCGACACGCCTGACTCCTACTACGACGACCCCGAGCTGCGCGCGCGGATCGGCGAGGTGCGGGTGCCGGTCGAGGAGCTGAAGCGGGAACGCGTGCTCGTGGACCGCGACGAGGACGGCTACCTGCTGCAGATCTTCACCAAGCCCGTGCAGGACCGTCCCACCGTGTTCTTCGAGTTCATCGAGCGCCACGGCTCCCTCGGCTTCGGCAAGGGCAACTTCAAGGCCCTGTTCGAGGCCATCGAGCGCGAGCAGGAGCGGCGCGGCAACCTCTGA
- a CDS encoding M1 family metallopeptidase, with product MHTPTRVTAALAAVVMATGACSASNGATAPSGAPAATERSGGSAGTPGAAGIGDPDFPRDGNGGYDVAHYGLRLGYDPSSRTLDGTATVKAAATQDLSLFHLDLHGFTVRAVTVDGAAATFTRDGDELVVTPAEPIAKGTSFTVAVEYGGKPDPVRNSSNLGTYGFIPTKDGAFVTAEPNGAKTWFPCNDHPADKATFDFDVTVPAGLTVIANGEMTRPPATSGDKSTFTWRESHPMTTYLATITLGKFQVRTGKSTRGIPVYAATDPAYSHQLDSLFATSAKVTDYWSTVFGPYPFSSTGGVIDDFSAGYALENQTKPMYGGFAPDQSIIAHELAHQWFGDSVSITRWKDLWLNEGFATYAEWLWAERNGGASADQTFEGYNGADRSEMWGYPPGEARRDDLFHNSVYTRGAMTLHVLRRRIGDDKFFELLRTWTRTYAHSNATTPQFIAMAEKVGGKPVKDLFDAWLFSPTHPTIVR from the coding sequence ATGCATACGCCAACGCGTGTGACGGCCGCGCTCGCCGCCGTCGTGATGGCGACCGGCGCCTGCTCGGCCTCGAACGGCGCGACGGCGCCGAGCGGGGCCCCCGCGGCGACCGAGCGCTCCGGCGGCTCCGCAGGCACTCCCGGCGCGGCCGGCATCGGCGACCCCGACTTCCCCCGTGACGGCAACGGCGGGTACGACGTCGCGCACTACGGCCTGCGGCTCGGATACGACCCGTCGTCGCGGACCCTCGACGGCACCGCGACCGTCAAGGCCGCCGCCACGCAGGACCTGTCACTGTTCCACCTCGACCTGCACGGCTTCACCGTGCGCGCGGTCACCGTGGACGGCGCCGCCGCCACGTTCACCAGGGACGGCGACGAGCTGGTCGTGACGCCGGCCGAGCCGATCGCCAAGGGCACGTCCTTCACCGTCGCCGTCGAGTACGGCGGCAAGCCCGACCCGGTGCGCAACTCCTCCAACCTCGGCACCTACGGCTTCATCCCCACCAAGGACGGCGCGTTCGTCACCGCCGAGCCGAACGGCGCCAAGACGTGGTTCCCCTGCAACGACCACCCGGCCGACAAGGCGACGTTCGACTTCGACGTCACCGTCCCCGCGGGGCTCACCGTCATCGCCAACGGCGAGATGACCAGGCCCCCCGCCACCTCCGGTGACAAGTCCACGTTCACGTGGCGCGAGTCGCACCCGATGACGACCTACCTCGCCACGATCACCCTCGGGAAGTTCCAGGTCCGCACCGGCAAGAGCACGCGCGGCATCCCCGTGTACGCCGCCACCGACCCGGCGTACTCCCACCAGCTCGACTCGCTGTTCGCCACCTCGGCCAAGGTCACCGACTACTGGTCCACGGTCTTCGGCCCCTACCCGTTCTCGTCCACCGGCGGCGTGATCGACGACTTCTCCGCCGGTTACGCGCTGGAGAACCAGACCAAGCCCATGTACGGCGGCTTCGCCCCCGACCAGAGCATCATCGCGCACGAGCTGGCCCACCAGTGGTTCGGCGACAGCGTCAGCATCACCCGCTGGAAGGACCTCTGGCTCAACGAGGGCTTCGCGACCTACGCCGAGTGGCTGTGGGCCGAGCGCAACGGCGGCGCGAGCGCCGACCAGACCTTCGAGGGGTACAACGGCGCCGACCGCTCCGAGATGTGGGGGTACCCGCCAGGTGAGGCGCGCCGCGACGACCTGTTCCACAACTCGGTCTACACGCGCGGCGCCATGACGTTGCACGTGCTGCGCCGCCGCATCGGCGACGACAAGTTCTTCGAGCTGCTGCGCACCTGGACCAGGACATACGCGCACTCCAACGCCACCACACCGCAGTTCATCGCGATGGCGGAGAAAGTCGGCGGCAAGCCGGTGAAGGACCTGTTCGACGCCTGGCTGTTCAGCCCCACGCACCCCACGATCGTGCGCTGA
- the ilvA gene encoding threonine ammonia-lyase, with product MGRAEVGYDDVVAARELLADVAARTPVLHSRVLSEIVGGPVHLKLENVQRGGSFKVRGAYVRIARLTDAERARGVIAASAGNHAQGVALASGLLGCKATVFMPYGAPLPKVEATRAYGAEVVFAGTTVDEALAAAREHAELTGGVFIHPFDHRDVVAGQGTVGLEIVEQVPDVATIAVAVGGGGLAAGVALAVKSMRPGVRVVGVQADRAASYPASLAAGHPVPVEPQSTIADGIAVGRPGDITFEMIHYLVDSVVTVTEETLSRALLLCLERAKQVVEPAGVAGVAGLLDQPHAFEPPVVAVLSGGNIDPLLLSKVLRHGLSAAGRYLAFRIRLPDRPGALAELLGRVAGLGANVIDVVHERMAPRLQIDEAEVLMHLETRGPLHCDEVLAGLRRYGYKLSFG from the coding sequence ATGGGGCGTGCAGAGGTCGGTTATGACGATGTCGTGGCCGCGCGGGAGTTGCTGGCGGATGTCGCGGCGCGGACGCCGGTCCTGCACTCGCGGGTGCTGTCGGAGATCGTCGGCGGGCCGGTCCACCTGAAGCTCGAGAACGTCCAGCGCGGCGGGTCGTTCAAGGTCCGCGGCGCCTACGTGCGCATCGCGCGCCTGACCGACGCCGAACGCGCGCGTGGCGTGATCGCGGCCAGCGCGGGGAACCACGCGCAGGGGGTGGCGCTGGCGTCGGGACTGCTCGGGTGCAAGGCGACGGTCTTCATGCCGTACGGCGCGCCGCTGCCGAAGGTCGAGGCGACCCGCGCGTACGGGGCCGAGGTGGTGTTCGCGGGGACGACGGTGGACGAGGCCCTGGCCGCGGCGCGGGAACACGCGGAGCTCACCGGTGGCGTGTTCATCCACCCCTTCGACCACAGGGACGTCGTCGCCGGTCAGGGCACCGTGGGGCTGGAGATCGTCGAGCAGGTGCCGGACGTCGCCACCATCGCGGTCGCCGTCGGTGGCGGGGGCCTCGCCGCCGGGGTGGCGCTGGCGGTGAAGTCGATGCGGCCCGGCGTGCGGGTCGTCGGCGTGCAGGCCGACCGGGCCGCGTCCTACCCCGCGTCGCTCGCGGCGGGCCACCCGGTGCCGGTCGAGCCGCAGTCCACGATCGCCGACGGCATCGCCGTCGGCCGGCCGGGTGACATCACGTTCGAGATGATCCACTACCTGGTGGACAGCGTCGTGACCGTCACCGAGGAGACGCTGTCCCGCGCGCTGCTGCTGTGCCTGGAGCGGGCCAAGCAGGTCGTCGAGCCCGCCGGTGTGGCCGGTGTCGCCGGCCTGCTGGACCAGCCGCACGCGTTCGAGCCGCCGGTGGTCGCGGTGCTGTCCGGCGGCAACATCGACCCGCTGCTGCTGTCCAAGGTCCTGCGGCACGGCCTGTCCGCGGCCGGCCGGTACCTCGCCTTCCGCATCCGCCTCCCCGACCGGCCCGGTGCGCTCGCCGAGCTGCTCGGCCGGGTCGCGGGGCTCGGCGCCAACGTCATCGACGTCGTCCACGAACGCATGGCGCCGCGGCTCCAGATCGACGAGGCCGAGGTCCTCATGCACCTGGAGACCCGCGGCCCGCTCCACTGCGACGAGGTGCTCGCGGGCCTGCGCCGCTACGGCTACAAGCTGTCGTTCGGCTGA
- a CDS encoding ROK family protein translates to MTAADPPASAAGSVLAIDIGGTKFAAGLVDVSGRVLAAEQVATPPGANAGTLWKTLLALVEPLVANGPGLGVGVGCGGPMRWPDGVVSPLNMPGWRDFPLRAALEERFPGVPVRVHNDAICLAVAEHWRGAGQGVADMLGMVVSTGVGGGLILGDRLISGPTGNAGHIGHVVVDPAGPECGCGGHGCLEAVSRGPALAAWAIRQGWIPGAATSGRPEASRLHPVDARESLPPAPSDPSHEAGDAGYEEAGTATARRLAADAAAGDEIALRAMTRAGRALGTAIASTTHLCDLDLVTIGGGLSQAGPLLFTPLEEALRAHARMPFSRRLRVVPASLGRRAGLIGAAALVLAPGPYWTAP, encoded by the coding sequence ATGACCGCGGCCGATCCCCCCGCGAGCGCGGCCGGGTCCGTGCTGGCGATCGACATCGGCGGCACCAAGTTCGCCGCCGGCCTGGTGGACGTCTCCGGCCGGGTCCTCGCGGCCGAGCAGGTCGCCACGCCACCCGGCGCGAACGCCGGCACGCTGTGGAAGACCCTGCTGGCCCTCGTCGAACCCTTGGTGGCGAACGGCCCGGGGCTCGGGGTGGGGGTGGGCTGCGGCGGCCCGATGCGCTGGCCGGACGGCGTGGTGTCCCCGCTCAACATGCCGGGCTGGCGTGACTTCCCCCTGCGCGCCGCTCTGGAGGAACGGTTCCCAGGCGTCCCGGTCCGTGTGCACAACGACGCCATCTGCCTCGCCGTGGCGGAGCACTGGCGCGGCGCCGGCCAAGGCGTCGCCGACATGCTCGGCATGGTCGTCTCCACCGGCGTCGGCGGCGGCCTCATCCTCGGCGACCGCCTGATCTCCGGCCCCACCGGCAACGCCGGCCACATCGGCCACGTCGTCGTCGACCCCGCCGGCCCCGAGTGCGGCTGCGGCGGCCACGGCTGCCTGGAAGCCGTCAGCCGGGGCCCCGCACTCGCCGCCTGGGCCATCCGGCAGGGCTGGATCCCCGGCGCCGCCACGAGCGGCCGTCCGGAGGCGAGCCGACTCCATCCGGTCGACGCGCGCGAGTCCCTGCCTCCTGCGCCGAGCGACCCCTCTCACGAAGCCGGTGACGCCGGCTACGAAGAAGCAGGCACGGCCACCGCTCGCCGATTGGCCGCGGACGCCGCCGCCGGTGACGAGATCGCGCTGCGTGCCATGACCCGGGCCGGTCGTGCGCTCGGCACGGCGATCGCCTCCACCACCCACCTGTGCGACCTCGACCTCGTGACCATCGGCGGCGGCCTGTCCCAGGCCGGTCCCCTGCTGTTCACCCCGCTGGAAGAGGCCCTCCGCGCACACGCGCGCATGCCGTTCTCCCGCCGCCTCCGCGTCGTCCCCGCCTCGCTCGGCCGGCGCGCCGGTCTCATCGGCGCCGCCGCGCTGGTCCTGGCCCCCGGCCCCTACTGGACGGCACCCTGA
- a CDS encoding FIST signal transduction protein, translated as MAVLTSRFSDGLAVGSDLVVAAETAVRQALAGLSGPPDLLCFFICGDDPDDVTRAGLRAMRMAPGAQVIGCSATGVIGDGQGVELTPAVSAWAASLGGGRATAFVLETLRMEDRFVIIGLPDRGPDDQAAILLADPYTFPTDAFVEHSADVLGDLPLVGGLANGMNGQGSVRLFADGEMYTEGAIGVMLSGAVNVGTVVSQGCRPIGPTMVVTRSEDNLLLELAGQPALARLEDIVSDLDEEDRELVASGLQIGVAMDEYAESHERGDFLIRGILGIDPEREAVAVGDVLEVGQSVRFQVRDAAAADEDLYELLDAHVEQRGRVDGALLFSCNGRGSAMFGSSDHDALAVQDTVGPIGMAGFFAAGEVGPVAGHNHVHGFSAALLVFGASPPPSSTTRPQKTIRST; from the coding sequence GTGGCGGTCTTGACGAGCCGGTTCTCGGACGGTCTCGCCGTCGGGTCCGACCTGGTGGTGGCCGCCGAGACCGCCGTGCGCCAGGCGCTCGCCGGCCTGTCGGGACCACCCGACCTGCTGTGCTTCTTCATCTGCGGCGACGACCCCGACGACGTCACCCGCGCCGGGCTGCGGGCCATGCGCATGGCGCCGGGGGCCCAGGTGATCGGGTGCAGCGCCACCGGGGTCATCGGCGACGGCCAGGGGGTGGAGCTGACCCCCGCGGTCAGCGCCTGGGCCGCCAGCCTCGGCGGCGGACGCGCCACCGCGTTCGTGCTGGAGACGCTGCGCATGGAGGACCGTTTCGTCATCATCGGCCTGCCGGACCGCGGCCCCGACGACCAGGCGGCCATCCTGCTCGCCGACCCCTACACCTTCCCCACCGACGCGTTCGTGGAGCACTCCGCCGACGTGCTGGGGGACCTGCCGCTCGTCGGCGGCCTCGCCAACGGCATGAACGGCCAGGGCTCGGTGCGCCTGTTCGCCGACGGCGAGATGTACACCGAGGGCGCCATCGGCGTCATGCTCAGCGGCGCCGTCAACGTCGGCACCGTCGTCTCCCAGGGCTGCCGTCCCATCGGCCCCACCATGGTCGTCACCCGGTCGGAGGACAACCTGCTGCTGGAGCTGGCCGGCCAGCCCGCGCTCGCGCGGCTCGAGGACATCGTCAGCGACCTGGACGAGGAGGACCGCGAGCTGGTCGCGTCCGGGCTGCAGATCGGCGTCGCCATGGACGAGTACGCCGAGAGCCACGAGCGGGGAGACTTCCTCATCCGCGGCATCCTCGGCATCGACCCCGAGCGCGAGGCGGTCGCCGTCGGGGACGTCCTGGAGGTCGGCCAGAGCGTCCGCTTCCAGGTGCGGGACGCCGCCGCGGCCGACGAGGACCTGTACGAACTGCTCGACGCGCACGTGGAGCAGCGCGGCCGGGTGGACGGCGCGTTGCTCTTCTCCTGCAACGGCCGGGGCTCGGCGATGTTCGGCAGCTCCGACCACGACGCGCTCGCCGTCCAGGACACGGTCGGCCCCATCGGCATGGCCGGCTTCTTCGCCGCCGGCGAGGTGGGCCCGGTGGCCGGCCACAACCATGTCCACGGCTTCTCTGCCGCTTTGCTGGTCTTCGGCGCGTCCCCGCCGCCTTCGTCCACCACCAGGCCCCAGAAGACCATCCGCAGCACATGA